The genomic DNA ATGAACCAGAACGCGACGCGCTCCACGCTCGCGGACAGCCTGTGCCCGTCCGGGACCATGTGCAGGGTGCAGCGGGTGATTTCGGCCAGCCGCAAGGCGTTGCGAGCGGGAACCACCTCGTCCTGCCAGCCGTGGACCACCTCCAGCGGGCAGCCCGTGTCCGCGAACTCCTGGCGCGCGTAGCCCGGCAGATAGACCGCCGGAGCCAGGGCAAAGACGCCCAGCGGGCGAACCTCGGCCGCGGCGCACAGGCTGACGTAGGCCCCCATGCTCGATCCGGCCAGGACCAGCGGTCCGGGGATCCGGGCGCAGCAGTCCAGCAGCCGCCGCACCCGCTGTTCCGGGGCGTCGGCCATGTCGTTCAGATCCTGGTAGTCCACGATCTCGAAATCCACGCCCAACTGACGGGCCATTTCCGCCATGCGGCGGCTCTTGGCCCCCCAGGGGCTCGCGTCCTTGCCGTGGGACCAGATCACCGTTGCGCTCATGCCGTTCCTCCCTGTTGCGTTCCACGTTCCGCCTCTCCGGCTGCCGGACTCTTCCAGAAAACCCAGCCCGGAGCAAGCAAG from Paucidesulfovibrio longus DSM 6739 includes the following:
- a CDS encoding alpha/beta hydrolase, with translation MSATVIWSHGKDASPWGAKSRRMAEMARQLGVDFEIVDYQDLNDMADAPEQRVRRLLDCCARIPGPLVLAGSSMGAYVSLCAAAEVRPLGVFALAPAVYLPGYARQEFADTGCPLEVVHGWQDEVVPARNALRLAEITRCTLHMVPDGHRLSASVERVAFWFMMFVEGLLARTEQCERPEGLELFAPSNQGPCGCGSCGS